One Mangifera indica cultivar Alphonso chromosome 4, CATAS_Mindica_2.1, whole genome shotgun sequence genomic region harbors:
- the LOC123215014 gene encoding PI-PLC X-box domain-containing protein DDB_G0293730 — MGSLVSKQVARRKTIRTEKKALSDLCRSCGVEFPGCDFHPPDRKIWMAGLNPEKVHINKIVWPGTHDSATNKIGVPCISRPFAQCQSLSIYHQLVRGARVLDIRIQENRRVCHGILATYSVDVVLKDIKKFLSETESEIIILEIRTEFGHNDPPDFDKYLVEQLGDVLIHQDDHVFGKTIAEVLPKRVICIWKPRQSPQPNAGGPLWGSKCLKDNWTDTDLPSTKFENNLKHLSEQQPVSSRKIFYRVENTVTPQADNPIVCVKPVTRRIHGYARLFINQCFSKGCADRLQIFSTDFIDKDFVDACVGLTHARIEGKA; from the coding sequence ATGGGTTCTTTGGTATCTAAGCAGGTGGCCCGGCGGAAAACAATCCGCACAGAGAAGAAAGCTTTAAGCGATCTTTGTAGAAGTTGCGGTGTTGAGTTTCCAGGGTGTGATTTTCACCCTCCGGATAGAAAGATTTGGATGGCGGGTCTGAATCCTGAAAAAGTTCATATTAACAAGATTGTGTGGCCTGGAACTCACGATTCAGCGACCAACAAGATTGGAGTTCCGTGCATATCTCGCCCTTTTGCTCAATGCCAGTCATTGTCGATCTATCATCAGCTTGTGAGGGGAGCCCGGGTTCTGGATATTCGGATTCAGGAGAATCGTCGGGTTTGTCATGGGATCTTGGCAACTTACAGCGTTGACGTTGTGCTCAAGGACATCAAGAAGTTTTTATCAGAGACCGAGTCAGAGATTATAATCCTGGAGATACGGACAGAATTCGGGCATAACGATCCTCCTGATTTTGATAAGTACTTGGTGGAGCAACTTGGAGATGTTTTAATTCACCAGGATGATCATGTTTTTGGTAAAACGATTGCAGAAGTGTTGCCAAAGAGAGTGATTTGTATATGGAAGCCGAGGCAATCACCTCAGCCGAATGCAGGAGGACCCTTGTGGGGTTCCAAGTGCTTGAAGGACAATTGGACTGACACTGACCTGCCGTCGACAAAATTTGAGAACAATTTGAAGCATTTGAGTGAGCAGCAACCAGTTTCATCAAGGAAAATCTTTTACAGGGTGGAGAACACTGTTACACCTCAGGCAGATAACCCAATAGTGTGTGTTAAGCCAGTAACAAGGAGGATTCATGGATATGCTAGGTTGTTTATAAATCAATGCTTCTCCAAGGGATGCGCCGATCGGTTGCAGATCTTCTCTACAGATTTCATTGATAAGGATTTTGTTGATGCTTGTGTTGGACTAACACATGCCAGGATTGAAGGGAAGGCCTAA